One genomic segment of Streptomyces sp. RKND-216 includes these proteins:
- a CDS encoding DUF3488 and transglutaminase-like domain-containing protein: MTGRARLAVCAGVATLTSACAMLPLTAEATWLLQACVLLGIQTVAGVVARRVPLARPLTVLVQLALTLMLLTLLFAHDQAVGWVLPGPDAFAQFGGLFAEGAQDVRRYSIPAPVSDGIRMMLLAGVAGIGLLVDAFAVTYRSAAPAGLPLLALYSVAAGLYDGGANWLWFLVAAAGFLLLLLAEGRERLSQWGRVFGRLPGPSGRPYEPGSVGGSPVAAVRTGRRIGALTLGIALAVPAALPSLDSGLLDSFGGPGSGLGPGNGTVTAVDPLVALQDSLNQPENRTVLTYRTDNPDPGGMYLRIVSLDQFDGAAWETSERQVTRVPESFPSPPGLSEEVKTRRVTTTVSAADWYAQSSLPMPYPATGVDVEGGWRFEPRSLALVGEGGQTTRGARYRVESLLVEPTTQQLAQAGEPSEPLPATYTEVPNSLPDVVERTARQVTRNADTDYDRAVQLQEWFTLDGDFTYDTEVRAGSGTAAIARFLKQREGFCVHFAFSMAAMSRTLGIPARVAVGFTPGEELDDGRMAVGLQDAHAWPELYFDGVGWVRFEPTPTRGSSPPYSLPEIDGSGGDRDSLVPERPDDTAEPAPAPSESAECTAAEKRLDPTCGGPEAAGGAWGGGDGGVPWGTVVPVSGAVMALLLLPMLPMLWRLRARRRRLAGKDVLAAWREMLDSGWDLGIEPDEAATPRRAAERLVKRGALGTEAAAGAERVAHAVERLLYAPVEPEAEGLARDVRRVRAELVRRAPRGRRARALLWPRSAIRVIWAAADRGTEWNRRWRGMLRPGTAGR, encoded by the coding sequence ATGACCGGACGTGCCCGGCTGGCGGTGTGCGCCGGGGTCGCGACACTGACCTCGGCGTGCGCGATGCTGCCGCTCACCGCGGAGGCGACCTGGCTCCTCCAGGCGTGCGTGCTGCTCGGCATCCAGACGGTCGCCGGCGTCGTCGCCCGGCGCGTGCCGCTCGCCCGCCCGCTGACCGTGCTGGTGCAGCTCGCGCTCACGCTCATGCTGCTCACGCTGCTCTTCGCCCACGACCAGGCCGTGGGCTGGGTGCTGCCCGGGCCGGACGCGTTCGCGCAGTTCGGCGGGCTCTTCGCGGAGGGCGCCCAGGACGTGCGGCGCTATTCGATCCCGGCACCCGTCAGCGACGGCATCCGGATGATGCTGCTGGCCGGTGTGGCCGGGATCGGCCTGCTGGTGGACGCGTTCGCGGTGACCTACCGCAGTGCCGCCCCCGCCGGGCTACCACTGCTCGCGCTCTACTCGGTGGCCGCGGGGCTGTACGACGGCGGGGCGAACTGGCTGTGGTTCCTGGTCGCCGCGGCGGGGTTCCTGCTCCTGCTGCTCGCCGAGGGGCGCGAACGGCTGTCTCAGTGGGGGCGGGTCTTCGGCCGGCTGCCCGGCCCGTCCGGGCGGCCGTACGAGCCGGGCAGCGTCGGCGGCTCGCCGGTCGCGGCGGTCCGCACCGGCCGGCGCATCGGTGCGCTGACACTCGGCATTGCGCTGGCCGTGCCGGCGGCGCTGCCGTCGCTGGACAGCGGCCTGCTGGACTCCTTCGGCGGCCCCGGCTCCGGACTCGGGCCGGGGAACGGCACGGTGACCGCCGTGGATCCGCTGGTCGCGCTGCAGGACAGTCTGAACCAGCCGGAGAACCGCACGGTGCTGACGTACCGCACCGACAACCCCGATCCGGGAGGCATGTACCTGCGGATCGTGTCCCTCGACCAGTTCGACGGCGCGGCGTGGGAGACCTCGGAGCGGCAGGTCACCCGGGTTCCCGAGTCGTTCCCCTCCCCGCCGGGGCTGTCGGAGGAGGTCAAGACCCGCCGCGTGACCACGACCGTGTCCGCCGCCGACTGGTACGCCCAGTCCTCGCTGCCGATGCCGTACCCGGCGACCGGTGTGGACGTCGAGGGGGGCTGGCGGTTCGAGCCGCGGAGCCTGGCCCTGGTCGGCGAGGGCGGACAGACGACCCGAGGCGCCCGGTACCGGGTGGAGAGCCTGCTGGTGGAGCCCACCACGCAGCAGCTCGCGCAGGCGGGCGAACCGTCCGAGCCGCTCCCGGCCACCTACACCGAGGTGCCGAACTCGCTGCCGGACGTCGTGGAGAGGACAGCGAGGCAGGTCACCCGGAACGCCGACACCGACTACGACCGCGCGGTCCAGCTGCAGGAGTGGTTCACCCTGGACGGCGACTTCACCTACGACACGGAGGTGCGGGCCGGAAGCGGCACCGCGGCCATCGCCCGTTTCCTGAAGCAGCGCGAGGGCTTCTGCGTCCACTTCGCCTTCTCGATGGCGGCGATGTCCCGGACGCTGGGCATCCCGGCCCGCGTCGCAGTCGGTTTCACGCCTGGGGAAGAGCTGGACGACGGCCGGATGGCGGTCGGGCTCCAGGACGCGCACGCCTGGCCGGAGCTGTACTTCGACGGCGTGGGATGGGTCCGCTTCGAGCCGACGCCGACCCGCGGCAGTTCTCCCCCCTACTCCCTTCCGGAGATCGACGGGAGCGGCGGCGACCGGGACAGCCTGGTGCCGGAACGGCCGGACGACACGGCGGAACCGGCGCCTGCCCCGTCCGAGTCGGCGGAGTGCACGGCCGCCGAGAAGCGTCTCGACCCGACCTGCGGCGGGCCCGAGGCGGCCGGGGGCGCATGGGGCGGAGGCGACGGCGGCGTCCCCTGGGGGACCGTGGTGCCGGTGTCCGGCGCGGTGATGGCCCTCCTCCTGCTGCCGATGCTGCCGATGCTGTGGCGGCTGCGAGCCCGGCGCCGGCGACTGGCCGGCAAAGACGTGCTCGCCGCCTGGCGGGAGATGCTGGACTCCGGCTGGGACCTGGGCATCGAGCCCGACGAGGCGGCGACTCCGCGCCGCGCCGCGGAACGGCTGGTGAAGCGCGGCGCGCTGGGCACGGAGGCGGCCGCCGGTGCCGAGCGGGTCGCGCACGCCGTCGAACGCCTGCTGTACGCCCCGGTGGAACCGGAGGCCGAAGGCCTGGCGAGGGACGTCCGGCGGGTGCGTGCGGAGTTGGTGCGGCGAGCCCCGCGGGGGCGGCGGGCACGGGCCCTGCTGTGGCCGCGTTCCGCCATTCGGGTGATCTGGGCGGCCGCCGACCGAGGAACGGAGTGGAACCGTCGGTGGCGGGGCATGCTGCGGCCCGGTACCGCGGGTCGGTGA
- a CDS encoding DUF58 domain-containing protein has protein sequence MSTGPVVGARPHRPNPQDENAGSLRASLGGLTTRGRSFLAAGLAAAVCAYVLGQSDLLRVGLLLAMLPLVCVLVLHRTRYRVSAARRLSPAQVPAREEARVHLRLDNVSRIPSGLLMLQDRVPYVLGPRPRFVLDRVEPQGRREVSYRVRSDLRGRYPLGPLQLRLTDPFGMCELTRSFSAYDTLTVVPRVEALPPVRLSGAAGGYGDRRQRSLALAGDDDVIPRGYRHGDDLRRIHWRSTARHGELMVRREEQPQKVRCTVLLDTRRSAYGGSGPDSPFEWAVSGAASVCLHLLERGFAVRLLTDTGLPATGTDGSGFDGDSAEVAALLLDGLAVLEQSPEPGLSRAWDVLRGGGDVPGTREGLLIAFLGALDGEQAALVARMRQRTRRALAFTAQPGPDCADTDPLLREAGWTVSAGGPGTTLPGLWQKAHEATGEGLKR, from the coding sequence ATGTCCACCGGCCCGGTCGTCGGCGCCCGGCCGCACCGGCCGAACCCTCAGGACGAGAACGCCGGCTCGCTGCGGGCCTCGCTCGGCGGGCTGACCACGCGGGGTCGTTCGTTCCTCGCCGCGGGGCTCGCCGCCGCCGTCTGCGCGTACGTGCTGGGCCAGTCCGACCTGCTGCGGGTGGGTCTGCTGCTCGCGATGCTGCCGCTGGTGTGCGTGCTCGTGCTGCACCGCACCCGCTACCGGGTCTCGGCCGCCCGCCGGCTGAGCCCCGCGCAGGTGCCAGCCCGCGAGGAGGCGCGCGTGCACCTGCGCCTCGACAACGTCTCCCGCATCCCGTCCGGCCTGCTGATGCTTCAGGACCGGGTGCCGTACGTGCTGGGCCCGCGGCCGCGGTTCGTGCTGGACCGGGTCGAGCCGCAGGGTCGGCGCGAGGTGTCCTACCGGGTGCGTTCGGACTTGCGCGGCCGCTACCCGCTGGGTCCGTTGCAGCTGAGGCTGACGGACCCGTTCGGGATGTGCGAGCTGACCCGGTCGTTCAGCGCCTACGACACGCTCACCGTGGTGCCGCGGGTGGAGGCGCTGCCGCCGGTGCGGCTGTCCGGCGCTGCCGGCGGCTACGGCGACCGCCGGCAGCGGTCGCTGGCTCTGGCCGGCGACGACGACGTGATCCCCCGCGGCTACCGGCACGGCGACGACCTGCGGCGCATCCACTGGCGCAGCACGGCACGGCACGGCGAGCTGATGGTCCGGCGCGAGGAGCAGCCGCAGAAGGTGCGCTGCACCGTCCTGCTGGACACCCGGCGCTCGGCGTACGGCGGCTCCGGGCCGGACTCGCCGTTCGAGTGGGCGGTGTCCGGCGCCGCGTCGGTCTGCCTGCACTTGCTGGAGAGGGGCTTCGCGGTGCGCCTGCTGACCGACACGGGTCTGCCGGCGACGGGCACGGACGGCTCCGGCTTCGACGGCGACTCGGCGGAGGTGGCGGCGCTGCTGCTGGACGGCCTCGCCGTGCTGGAGCAGTCGCCGGAGCCCGGTCTGTCCCGGGCGTGGGACGTGCTGCGCGGGGGCGGCGACGTGCCGGGCACCCGCGAGGGCCTGCTCATCGCGTTCCTCGGCGCGCTGGACGGTGAGCAGGCCGCACTGGTGGCCCGGATGCGGCAACGCACCCGGCGGGCGCTGGCGTTCACCGCGCAGCCGGGGCCGGACTGCGCGGACACGGATCCGCTCCTGCGGGAGGCCGGGTGGACGGTGTCGGCCGGCGGACCGGGCACGACGCTTCCCGGGCTGTGGCAGAAGGCGCACGAGGCGACCGGGGAAGGGCTGAAACGATGA
- a CDS encoding MoxR family ATPase: MTTYDEHVSLSDLTTTADGVRRSVESVIEGKPEVVRLSLAVLLAEGHLLIEDVPGVGKTMLAKALARSIDCSVRRIQFTPDLLPSDITGVSVYDQQRRDFEFKPGAIFSQIVIGDEINRASPKTQSALLESMEERQVTIDGQTYPLPEPFMVIATQNPVEMEGTYPLPEAQRDRFMARVSIGYPSPEAELEMLDVHGAASPLQDLQPVAHLHDIVKLTEAVRGVHVADPIRRYAVELVSATRSHPELRLGASPRATLQLLRASKASAALSGRDYVLPDDVQELAVPVLAHRLLPTAQAQLSRRTAEQVVTEIVQQTPVPTAVPGSVPPGPQGYGRPRGF; the protein is encoded by the coding sequence GTGACGACGTATGACGAACACGTGAGCCTCAGCGATCTGACCACCACCGCGGATGGCGTGCGCCGTTCGGTGGAGAGCGTGATCGAGGGGAAGCCCGAGGTGGTGCGGCTGTCCCTGGCGGTGCTCCTCGCCGAGGGCCATCTGCTGATCGAGGACGTGCCGGGCGTGGGCAAGACCATGCTCGCCAAAGCGCTGGCCCGGTCGATCGACTGTTCCGTGCGGCGGATCCAGTTCACCCCCGATCTGCTGCCCTCGGACATCACGGGCGTCAGCGTCTACGACCAGCAACGACGCGACTTCGAGTTCAAGCCGGGGGCGATCTTCTCGCAGATCGTGATCGGCGACGAGATCAACCGCGCCTCGCCCAAGACCCAGTCCGCGCTGCTGGAGTCGATGGAGGAGCGGCAGGTCACCATCGACGGGCAGACGTACCCGCTGCCCGAACCGTTCATGGTGATCGCCACCCAGAACCCGGTCGAGATGGAGGGCACCTACCCCCTGCCGGAGGCGCAGCGGGACCGCTTCATGGCGCGGGTGTCGATCGGCTACCCCAGCCCGGAAGCGGAGCTGGAGATGCTCGACGTGCACGGCGCCGCCTCGCCACTCCAGGACCTCCAGCCCGTCGCGCACCTGCACGACATAGTGAAACTCACCGAGGCGGTCCGCGGCGTCCACGTGGCGGACCCGATCCGCCGCTACGCGGTGGAGCTGGTCTCCGCCACCCGCTCGCACCCGGAGCTGCGGCTCGGCGCCTCGCCGCGGGCCACACTCCAGCTGCTGCGGGCGTCGAAGGCGTCGGCCGCGCTCAGCGGGCGGGACTACGTGCTGCCGGACGACGTGCAGGAGCTGGCCGTGCCGGTCCTCGCACACCGGCTGCTGCCCACCGCGCAGGCCCAGCTAAGCAGACGGACCGCGGAGCAGGTGGTCACCGAGATCGTGCAGCAGACCCCGGTGCCGACCGCCGTCCCCGGCTCGGTGCCGCCCGGCCCGCAGGGCTACGGGCGCCCGCGAGGCTTCTGA
- a CDS encoding carbonic anhydrase codes for MSASPEGRVTDAIVEANARYAAAFTDPGLEARPARKVAVVTCMDARIDVPAALGLALGDHHTMRNAGGVITDDVIRSLAISQRALGTRSVVVVHHTGCGMLTITEDFRHELQAESGQRPSWSVEAFKDLDDEVRQSINRLRRSPFLPYTDDIRGFVFDVATGRLREVAA; via the coding sequence ATGTCTGCTTCCCCGGAGGGCCGGGTCACCGACGCCATCGTCGAGGCCAACGCCCGTTACGCGGCCGCGTTCACCGATCCCGGCCTCGAGGCCCGCCCCGCGCGCAAGGTCGCGGTCGTCACCTGCATGGACGCCCGCATCGACGTGCCGGCGGCGCTCGGTCTCGCACTCGGCGACCACCACACCATGCGCAACGCCGGCGGCGTGATCACCGACGACGTGATCCGTTCCCTGGCCATCAGCCAGCGGGCGCTCGGCACCCGTTCGGTGGTGGTGGTGCACCACACCGGCTGCGGAATGCTGACGATCACCGAGGACTTCCGGCACGAGCTCCAGGCCGAGTCCGGGCAGCGTCCGTCCTGGTCCGTGGAGGCGTTCAAGGACCTCGACGACGAGGTGCGCCAGTCGATCAACCGGCTGCGCAGGTCACCCTTCCTGCCCTACACCGACGACATCCGCGGCTTCGTCTTCGACGTGGCCACCGGGCGGCTGCGGGAGGTCGCGGCCTGA
- the rsmH gene encoding 16S rRNA (cytosine(1402)-N(4))-methyltransferase RsmH, producing MNTNERHVPVMLRRCLDLLAPALAEPGAVVVDCTLGMGGHSEALLETFPAARLIGLDRDPQALDLAAERLAAHGDRATLVHAVYDELPDVLARLGTPRVQGVLFDLGVSSLQLDEAERGFAYAQDAPLDMRMDQTRGISAAEVLNTYPPGDLVRILRTYGEEKQARRIVEAVVRERDAHPFDRSARLVELIRDALPQAAKRTGGNPAKRTFQALRIEVNGELPVLERAVPAAVDALAVGGRIAVLSYHSLEDRLVKKVLAAGATSTAPAGLPVVPERYQPRLKLLTRGAELPADEEIAANRRAAPARLRGAERIREVQE from the coding sequence ATGAACACGAACGAGCGTCATGTCCCGGTCATGCTGCGCCGTTGCCTGGACCTGCTCGCCCCCGCACTCGCCGAACCCGGTGCCGTCGTGGTCGACTGCACGCTCGGCATGGGCGGGCACAGCGAGGCCCTGCTGGAGACCTTCCCCGCCGCACGCCTGATCGGCCTGGACCGCGACCCGCAGGCCCTGGACCTCGCCGCGGAACGGCTCGCCGCGCACGGGGACCGGGCCACCCTGGTGCACGCCGTCTACGACGAACTGCCCGACGTCCTCGCCCGGCTCGGCACCCCCCGTGTGCAGGGCGTGCTCTTCGACCTCGGCGTGTCGTCCCTGCAGCTGGACGAGGCCGAGCGTGGCTTCGCCTACGCCCAGGACGCTCCGCTGGACATGCGCATGGACCAGACCCGCGGCATCAGCGCGGCCGAGGTCCTCAACACCTACCCGCCCGGCGACCTGGTGCGCATCCTCCGCACCTACGGCGAGGAGAAGCAGGCCAGGCGCATCGTCGAAGCGGTCGTGCGCGAACGTGACGCGCACCCGTTCGACCGCAGCGCCCGGCTGGTCGAGCTCATCCGCGACGCGCTGCCGCAGGCGGCCAAGCGCACCGGCGGCAACCCCGCGAAGCGCACCTTCCAGGCCCTGCGGATCGAGGTCAACGGTGAGCTGCCGGTGCTGGAACGCGCCGTCCCCGCGGCCGTCGACGCGCTCGCCGTCGGAGGCCGGATCGCCGTGCTGTCCTATCACTCGCTGGAGGACCGCCTGGTCAAGAAGGTGCTGGCCGCCGGAGCGACCAGCACCGCGCCCGCCGGCCTGCCGGTGGTCCCCGAGCGGTACCAGCCCCGGCTGAAGCTCCTCACCCGCGGCGCCGAACTGCCCGCCGACGAGGAGATCGCCGCGAACCGCCGCGCCGCCCCCGCCCGGCTGCGCGGCGCCGAGCGCATCCGGGAGGTCCAGGAGTGA
- a CDS encoding septum formation initiator family protein, which translates to MNAQQRLARLTRSVGAGRTSTAARTPFVLLVVVLLGSGLLALLLLNASLNTGSFQVTRLEQRTTELEEEEQALEQEVASYSDPAGLRERARELGMVPGGPPAFLEPDGTVRGSPEPATAPPAPPPGEAPEEEAPGPPAEAGPSPEPGASGGPQEPQPRVQPEESAGAAQQPVQPE; encoded by the coding sequence GTGAACGCCCAGCAGCGCCTCGCCCGCCTCACCCGGTCGGTCGGTGCCGGGCGCACATCCACCGCCGCGCGCACGCCGTTCGTCCTGCTCGTCGTGGTGCTGCTCGGTTCGGGCCTGCTCGCCCTGCTGCTGCTGAACGCGTCCCTGAACACGGGATCGTTCCAGGTCACGCGGCTGGAGCAGCGGACCACCGAGCTGGAGGAGGAGGAGCAGGCGCTTGAGCAGGAGGTGGCGTCCTACTCCGACCCTGCCGGCCTGCGCGAACGTGCCCGCGAACTGGGCATGGTCCCCGGCGGCCCGCCCGCCTTCCTCGAACCGGACGGCACGGTCCGCGGCTCCCCCGAGCCCGCGACCGCGCCGCCCGCGCCCCCGCCCGGGGAAGCCCCGGAGGAGGAGGCGCCCGGACCACCCGCCGAGGCGGGACCGTCCCCGGAGCCGGGAGCGTCCGGCGGGCCGCAGGAGCCCCAGCCGCGGGTGCAGCCGGAGGAGTCCGCGGGGGCCGCGCAGCAGCCCGTCCAGCCCGAGTAG